A genomic stretch from Chryseobacterium sp. SNU WT5 includes:
- a CDS encoding transketolase family protein: MKYTYTEQKDTRSGFGAGLAELADKNPNVVALCADLIGSLKMEKFIEKAPERFFQVGIAEANMMGIAAGLTINGKIPFTGTFANFSTSRVYDQIRQSIAYSNKNVKICASHAGLTLGEDGATHQVLEDIGMMKMLPGMTVINTCDYNQTKAATLAIADFDGPVYLRFGRPVVPVFIPEDMPFEIGKGIMLQEGTDVTIVATGHLVWESLLAADALEKEGISCEVINIHTIKPLDEEIILKSVEKTGRIVTAEEHNYIGGLGESVAGMLSRKRPTIQEFVAVNDTFGESATPAELMKKYGIDSDAVQAAVKRIMKR; encoded by the coding sequence ATGAAATATACTTATACAGAACAAAAAGATACAAGAAGCGGATTCGGTGCCGGCTTGGCAGAATTAGCAGATAAAAACCCAAACGTTGTAGCACTTTGTGCCGACCTTATCGGTTCTTTGAAAATGGAGAAATTCATTGAAAAAGCACCAGAACGTTTTTTCCAGGTCGGAATTGCAGAGGCCAACATGATGGGTATCGCTGCCGGTTTAACCATCAACGGAAAAATTCCTTTCACCGGAACTTTCGCGAACTTTTCTACTTCAAGAGTTTATGACCAGATTCGTCAGTCCATCGCATATTCTAACAAAAATGTAAAGATCTGCGCCTCTCACGCAGGATTAACTTTAGGTGAAGATGGCGCAACACACCAGGTTTTAGAAGATATCGGAATGATGAAAATGCTTCCCGGAATGACCGTGATCAACACTTGCGATTATAACCAAACCAAAGCAGCAACTCTAGCCATCGCCGATTTCGACGGACCGGTTTATTTAAGATTCGGACGACCAGTTGTTCCGGTTTTCATTCCAGAAGACATGCCTTTCGAAATCGGAAAAGGAATAATGCTTCAGGAAGGAACCGACGTTACCATCGTAGCAACCGGACATTTAGTTTGGGAATCTTTATTGGCTGCAGATGCCTTAGAGAAAGAAGGAATTTCTTGCGAGGTAATTAACATTCATACCATCAAGCCTTTGGACGAAGAGATCATCTTAAAATCCGTTGAAAAAACTGGAAGAATCGTAACTGCTGAAGAGCATAATTACATCGGAGGTTTAGGAGAATCCGTTGCCGGAATGTTGTCCAGAAAAAGACCAACAATCCAGGAATTTGTGGCCGTAAACGACACATTCGGAGAATCTGCCACACCAGCAGAACTCATGAAAAAATACGGAATTGATTCTGACGCTGTTCAAGCAGCGGTGAAGAGAATTATGAAGAGGTAA
- a CDS encoding transketolase: MSKSTEELKSLTTQIRRDILRMVHAVNSGHPGGSLGCTEYFTALYGKVMNYKFPFTMEGKNEDLFFLSNGHISPVYYSTLARFDFFPVAELGTFRKLGTRLQGHPTTHDHLPGIRIASGSLGQGLSVAIGAALGKKLDGDDSLIYTLQGDGELQEGQNWEAFMYASAKKVDNLIATIDYNGRQIDGDTDDVLDLGDLHAKMEAFGWIVLNEKNGNDLEAVIAILERAKAETGKGKPVCILLHTEMGYGVDFMTGTHAWHGKAPSDEQLDTAFKQLYLEAPADY, encoded by the coding sequence ATGAGTAAATCTACTGAAGAGCTGAAATCTCTTACGACACAGATTAGAAGAGACATTTTAAGAATGGTGCACGCAGTAAATTCTGGCCACCCGGGCGGGAGTTTAGGTTGTACCGAATATTTTACTGCACTCTATGGTAAAGTAATGAATTACAAATTCCCTTTCACTATGGAAGGAAAAAATGAGGATCTTTTCTTTCTTTCCAACGGACACATTTCACCAGTGTACTACTCTACTTTGGCAAGATTCGATTTTTTCCCGGTTGCAGAATTGGGAACTTTCCGAAAATTGGGAACAAGATTGCAGGGACATCCAACAACGCACGATCACCTTCCCGGAATTAGAATTGCATCAGGTTCTTTAGGTCAAGGTTTGTCAGTTGCGATTGGAGCAGCTTTAGGCAAAAAATTAGATGGTGATGACAGTCTAATTTACACTTTACAGGGCGATGGCGAATTGCAGGAAGGTCAAAACTGGGAAGCATTTATGTATGCCTCTGCTAAAAAAGTAGACAATCTAATTGCAACCATTGACTATAACGGCCGTCAGATTGATGGTGACACCGACGATGTATTAGACTTAGGCGATTTACATGCAAAAATGGAAGCTTTCGGGTGGATCGTTCTGAATGAAAAAAATGGTAACGATTTAGAAGCGGTTATTGCAATTTTAGAAAGAGCAAAAGCCGAAACAGGAAAAGGAAAACCCGTATGTATACTACTGCATACAGAAATGGGTTATGGCGTTGATTTTATGACCGGAACACATGCATGGCATGGAAAAGCACCGAGTGATGAGCAGTTGGATACGGCATTCAAACAATTATATTTAGAAGCTCCGGCTGATTACTAA
- a CDS encoding type I restriction endonuclease, translating to MKSEMIDLKIKLQQLHQRVDSLKDQINTEEATKNAFVLPFIQILGYDIFNPTEVIPEFICDIGTKKGEKVDYVIKNNDEPVLIIECKNWKENVDAHNSQLHRYYHLAKARFGVLTNGHVYNFYTDLEKPNIMDDKPFFTLDLNDIKDSSIKILGNFTKTDYNLESILDSAEALKYIKAIRKEFDKEVTNPSDEFVKLLVNKFFDKPLTASRMVTFREYTKKSVSNSINDSISLRLKSALNINENITKDKTTEVEAPIDSNVEIPKFITTEEELEGFQIVKAILREKIATERIAFRDTQSYFGILLDDNNRKPLARLHFNSSNKYIELFHNGKDSGEKLVLASLDDIYNYREQLHKTFENY from the coding sequence ATGAAAAGCGAGATGATTGATTTAAAAATTAAACTGCAACAATTACATCAAAGAGTTGATTCATTAAAAGATCAAATTAATACTGAAGAAGCAACTAAAAATGCTTTCGTCCTACCTTTTATACAGATATTGGGATATGATATTTTTAATCCAACTGAAGTGATTCCTGAATTCATTTGCGACATTGGAACTAAAAAAGGAGAAAAAGTTGACTATGTGATTAAAAACAACGATGAACCTGTTTTAATTATAGAATGTAAAAACTGGAAGGAAAATGTGGATGCCCATAATTCTCAACTTCACCGATATTATCACCTTGCGAAAGCAAGATTCGGAGTACTTACAAATGGTCATGTTTATAATTTTTATACAGATTTAGAGAAACCTAACATAATGGATGATAAACCATTTTTTACTTTAGATTTAAATGACATCAAGGACTCTTCAATTAAAATTTTAGGAAATTTCACTAAAACCGATTATAATTTAGAAAGTATATTGGATTCTGCAGAAGCTCTAAAATATATTAAAGCGATTAGAAAAGAATTTGATAAGGAAGTTACAAATCCATCGGACGAATTTGTAAAATTGCTTGTTAATAAATTTTTTGACAAACCTTTGACGGCTTCGCGCATGGTAACTTTCAGAGAGTACACTAAAAAATCAGTAAGTAATTCAATAAATGATTCTATTAGTTTAAGATTAAAGTCAGCGTTAAATATTAATGAAAATATCACAAAAGATAAAACCACTGAAGTAGAAGCTCCGATCGATTCAAATGTTGAAATTCCTAAATTTATAACAACGGAGGAAGAACTTGAAGGTTTTCAAATTGTCAAAGCAATTTTGCGGGAGAAGATTGCAACTGAAAGAATTGCATTTAGAGATACACAATCCTATTTCGGAATTTTATTAGATGATAATAACAGAAAGCCCTTGGCAAGATTACATTTTAATTCTTCCAATAAATACATTGAATTATTTCATAATGGTAAAGATTCAGGAGAGAAATTAGTTCTGGCTTCGCTTGATGATATTTATAATTATAGGGAGCAATTACATAAAACTTTTGAAAATTATTAA
- a CDS encoding sodium:solute symporter, with translation MNPIVLLLIIIAYFALLLWVAYRTGKGSNNESFFIGNRKSNWMLVAFGMIGTSLSGVTFVSVPGAVGADKFHYLQITIGYLIGYIVIAYVLLPLYYRLKLTSIYGYLQQRMGQLSYKSGAWIFIVSRLVGATARLYLVVNILQLAILDSLGVPFIVTTLIILVMIILYTYEGGVKTIVWTDTLQTSCMLLGLIICSVYMMNHLDLGFMESISEMNKIGYTEVFNTDVNNKAFFFKQILAGAFITITMTGIDQEMMQKSLSVTRLKDSQKNMVTLGFILVIVISLFLFMGGLLHLYGNTEHVVSSGDQLFPDIALNHMPPFISIIFIIALISALFPSADGAMTALTSSLCIDVFGLRERPISQKEQEKFRKRVHLIVAFAFLVMVIIFKLINDNSMIGLILKMAAFTYGPLLGLFAFGIFTKFQVKDKWVPYICIAAPTISFLIDKYQENFFGDFKIGLELLIINGLITFFGLWLIRKK, from the coding sequence CCGTAAAAGCAACTGGATGCTTGTAGCATTTGGGATGATTGGGACCTCACTTTCAGGAGTGACTTTTGTTTCTGTCCCGGGTGCGGTTGGGGCAGATAAATTCCATTATTTACAGATTACTATTGGATATCTAATCGGATACATTGTTATCGCTTACGTTCTTCTACCCCTTTATTATCGCTTAAAACTCACTTCAATTTACGGTTATCTGCAGCAAAGAATGGGGCAACTGTCCTATAAATCGGGTGCGTGGATTTTCATCGTTTCGCGATTAGTAGGTGCTACAGCGAGATTATATTTAGTAGTCAATATTTTACAATTGGCGATCCTTGATAGTTTAGGCGTTCCATTTATTGTAACCACGCTCATTATTTTGGTCATGATCATTCTCTATACTTATGAAGGCGGTGTTAAAACAATTGTTTGGACTGATACATTACAGACTTCCTGTATGTTATTAGGTTTGATTATTTGTTCGGTTTATATGATGAACCACCTCGATTTAGGATTTATGGAAAGTATCTCGGAAATGAATAAAATAGGTTATACTGAAGTATTCAACACCGACGTAAATAATAAAGCTTTCTTTTTTAAACAAATTCTGGCAGGTGCATTTATCACCATCACAATGACAGGTATCGACCAGGAGATGATGCAGAAATCGCTATCGGTGACCAGGTTAAAAGATTCGCAGAAAAACATGGTAACGCTCGGTTTTATTTTGGTAATTGTAATTTCCCTGTTCCTCTTTATGGGTGGACTTCTTCATCTTTACGGAAATACGGAACATGTCGTGAGTTCCGGTGATCAACTATTCCCTGATATTGCATTGAACCATATGCCTCCTTTTATTTCTATAATCTTTATCATTGCTTTAATTTCAGCGCTTTTCCCAAGTGCAGATGGCGCGATGACCGCTTTAACTTCTTCTTTATGCATTGATGTTTTTGGATTGAGAGAAAGACCTATTTCGCAAAAAGAGCAGGAGAAATTCAGAAAACGAGTTCACTTAATTGTAGCGTTTGCCTTTTTGGTAATGGTGATTATCTTTAAGCTGATCAATGACAATTCAATGATTGGTCTTATTCTGAAAATGGCAGCATTTACTTACGGCCCTCTTCTCGGATTGTTTGCCTTCGGGATCTTCACTAAGTTTCAGGTCAAGGACAAATGGGTTCCATACATTTGTATTGCGGCACCAACGATTTCATTTTTAATAGACAAATACCAAGAGAATTTCTTCGGTGATTTTAAAATTGGCTTGGAGTTGTTGATCATCAATGGATTGATCACGTTCTTTGGTTTATGGTTGATTCGGAAAAAATAA